From a single Porites lutea chromosome 10, jaPorLute2.1, whole genome shotgun sequence genomic region:
- the LOC140950427 gene encoding prolactin-releasing peptide receptor-like isoform X2: protein MNSSILTTAPNHASNTTDEAPVESNFNPFNFSISYIVGVTVYAVIVFIVSVAGNSLVIYIVYKREHMRNSTNILIANMAVGDILMACVFPYVLKWLYVGLQWFDTIVGTILSFAMPLVVVTTVRYKHGQYQCYEYGWPSKKAKQNYVLSFFLGTYLIPLIIIAVAYTLIAIKLCKRQLPGVQTLEYQKKAHETTKKAIIMLVTVVVVFAVCWLPLQAREIMLIYFPEETAKLFNSDEVVIFFTWIGVLNSAINPCLYIIFSENFRREFGRILCCCMKRYQPETYLGIPASRATPMTTPLMSRRITTSTPLTTPLTSRRSPPGPNERETLPLRNLTVKH from the exons ATGAACAGTTCCATTCTAACCACAG CTCCAAATCATGCCTCAAACACGACGGACGAAGCTCCTGTCGAATCCAACTTCAATCCATTTAACTTTAGTATAAGCTACATCGTAGGCGTCACAGTGTATGCCGTAATTGTCTTCATTGTATCTGTGGCAGGAAATTCGCTCGTCATTTACATCGTGTATAAGAGAGAGCACATGAGAAACTCGACCAATATACTTATAGCCAACATGGCGGTGGGTGACATTTTAATGGCTTGCGTGTTCCCTTACGTTCTGAAATGGTTGTATGTCGGATTACAGTGGTTTGATACAATTGTGGGAACAATTTTGT CCTTCGCCATGCCTCTTGTCGTGGTTACGACAGTCCGCTACAAGCACGGACAGTATCAATGTTACGAGTACGGATGGCCCTCAAAAAAAGCCAAACAGAATTACGTTCTGTCGTTTTTCCTTGGTACTTACCTGATTCCTCTGATTATCATTGCCGTCGCCTACACGCTTATAGCAATCAAACTCTGCAAGCGGCAACTACCGGGCGTTCAAACTTTGGAATATCAAAAGAAAGCTCACGAAACCACGAAAAAAGCCATCATAATGCTGGTGACGGTTGTGGTGGTTTTTGCTGTTTGTTGGCTTCCGTTACAAGCGCGGGAAATTATGCTCATTTACTTTCCCGAGGAAACTGCCAAGCTGTTTAATTCAGACGAAGTTGTAATCTTTTTCACCTGGATTGGTGTTTTAAACAGTGCGATTAATCCTTGCTTGTACATAATCTTTTCTGAGAACTTCCGACGCGAGTTTGGTCGGATTCTCTGCTGTTGTATGAAGCGCTATCAGCCTGAAACGTATTTGGGAATACCAGCTTCGCGCGCTACACCAATGACCACTCCTTTAATGTCGAGAAGAATCACCACATCAACACCCTTGACAACACCATTGACGAGTCGGCGTAGTCCACCGGGTCCAAATGAACGTGAAACACTCCCTCTTCGGAATCTAACTGTTAAACATTGA
- the LOC140950427 gene encoding prolactin-releasing peptide receptor-like isoform X1, with product MNSSILTTAPNHASNTTDEAPVESNFNPFNFSISYIVGVTVYAVIVFIVSVAGNSLVIYIVYKREHMRNSTNILIANMAVGDILMACVFPYVLKWLYVGLQWFDTIVGTILCKFVHSIQVLSIACSVMSLVFISLDRCVVIWFPMRRIFTNKVLKMCLVATWVFSTAFAMPLVVVTTVRYKHGQYQCYEYGWPSKKAKQNYVLSFFLGTYLIPLIIIAVAYTLIAIKLCKRQLPGVQTLEYQKKAHETTKKAIIMLVTVVVVFAVCWLPLQAREIMLIYFPEETAKLFNSDEVVIFFTWIGVLNSAINPCLYIIFSENFRREFGRILCCCMKRYQPETYLGIPASRATPMTTPLMSRRITTSTPLTTPLTSRRSPPGPNERETLPLRNLTVKH from the exons ATGAACAGTTCCATTCTAACCACAG CTCCAAATCATGCCTCAAACACGACGGACGAAGCTCCTGTCGAATCCAACTTCAATCCATTTAACTTTAGTATAAGCTACATCGTAGGCGTCACAGTGTATGCCGTAATTGTCTTCATTGTATCTGTGGCAGGAAATTCGCTCGTCATTTACATCGTGTATAAGAGAGAGCACATGAGAAACTCGACCAATATACTTATAGCCAACATGGCGGTGGGTGACATTTTAATGGCTTGCGTGTTCCCTTACGTTCTGAAATGGTTGTATGTCGGATTACAGTGGTTTGATACAATTGTGGGAACAATTTTGTGTAAGTTCGTTCACTCTATTCAAGTTCTCTCCATTGCTTGCTCGGTAATGAGTCTCGTCTTTATCAGCTTGGATAGATGTGTCGTTATATGGTTTCCAATGCGACGTATTTTCACCAACAAAGTTCTTAAAATGTGTTTGGTAGCGACTTGGGTTTTTTCTACAGCCTTCGCCATGCCTCTTGTCGTGGTTACGACAGTCCGCTACAAGCACGGACAGTATCAATGTTACGAGTACGGATGGCCCTCAAAAAAAGCCAAACAGAATTACGTTCTGTCGTTTTTCCTTGGTACTTACCTGATTCCTCTGATTATCATTGCCGTCGCCTACACGCTTATAGCAATCAAACTCTGCAAGCGGCAACTACCGGGCGTTCAAACTTTGGAATATCAAAAGAAAGCTCACGAAACCACGAAAAAAGCCATCATAATGCTGGTGACGGTTGTGGTGGTTTTTGCTGTTTGTTGGCTTCCGTTACAAGCGCGGGAAATTATGCTCATTTACTTTCCCGAGGAAACTGCCAAGCTGTTTAATTCAGACGAAGTTGTAATCTTTTTCACCTGGATTGGTGTTTTAAACAGTGCGATTAATCCTTGCTTGTACATAATCTTTTCTGAGAACTTCCGACGCGAGTTTGGTCGGATTCTCTGCTGTTGTATGAAGCGCTATCAGCCTGAAACGTATTTGGGAATACCAGCTTCGCGCGCTACACCAATGACCACTCCTTTAATGTCGAGAAGAATCACCACATCAACACCCTTGACAACACCATTGACGAGTCGGCGTAGTCCACCGGGTCCAAATGAACGTGAAACACTCCCTCTTCGGAATCTAACTGTTAAACATTGA